In Candidatus Micrarchaeota archaeon, a genomic segment contains:
- a CDS encoding ATP-binding protein produces the protein MGMLRVNRVVSSEIGARRFFVHPPEPPAKVIIDNPTDSIYLAKTKMLNVPYFWDFKKLVNPHICVMGVTGAGKSYLVKTFLTRANLVWNTNALIIDWVGEYIDWVKQVNGKVISLGKGDYINLLDLAGMKPMDRVKQVITALEMLTDLEEYPLQKRFTEKAIEQAYVRKGFSLVERDQGKRKPPTLNDVIKELQRMKRQEKSEDKKDEIDQAIDRLRKYTIKGNDYFAKQSTLKIDKLISSGLVCLDLHGLPSEETRSLAGLTILQFIKEMMRDEGWHPGKGLKLFVVADEAWKIAKDDRSDLVTIVREGRKYQFGLIVASQNPTDVSKTIFSNVGTLFIMRLLLKEFRDYVKSSVGYSDFIDQAIGRFSVGECAVYQAFYERTGYAETFLLNRIDGEEPLKMYTIIGDNMDLKFEKEEFRRKLLDFGLDDKQVGEVCLEFEKNENKLNVLKFVRMLERYGFARSVIVGLLRDLGVRESDIINIFAKLQRMKLGVEADKITKLVVE, from the coding sequence ATGGGAATGCTCAGGGTCAACAGAGTAGTCAGCAGTGAGATAGGTGCCAGAAGATTCTTTGTACATCCGCCAGAACCGCCTGCAAAAGTGATCATAGATAATCCGACGGATTCGATATACCTTGCCAAAACAAAGATGCTCAATGTGCCGTATTTCTGGGATTTCAAAAAACTTGTCAACCCCCATATATGCGTGATGGGTGTTACAGGTGCGGGAAAATCGTACCTCGTCAAAACATTCCTGACACGGGCAAATCTGGTATGGAATACTAACGCTCTCATCATCGATTGGGTTGGTGAATACATCGACTGGGTTAAACAGGTGAACGGTAAAGTGATTTCGTTGGGTAAAGGGGATTACATCAACCTGTTGGACCTGGCGGGTATGAAACCTATGGACAGAGTTAAACAGGTCATCACCGCACTTGAGATGCTTACAGACCTTGAAGAATACCCGTTACAGAAGAGGTTCACTGAGAAGGCCATAGAACAGGCGTATGTGAGGAAAGGGTTTTCATTGGTTGAAAGGGACCAGGGCAAAAGAAAACCGCCCACGCTTAACGACGTAATAAAAGAACTGCAGAGGATGAAGAGACAGGAGAAAAGCGAGGATAAAAAAGATGAGATAGACCAAGCAATAGACAGACTGAGAAAATACACGATAAAAGGTAACGATTATTTTGCCAAACAATCGACATTGAAGATAGACAAACTCATATCGAGCGGTCTGGTGTGTTTGGACCTTCACGGGTTACCGTCCGAAGAGACACGAAGTTTGGCAGGGTTAACGATCCTTCAGTTTATCAAAGAGATGATGAGGGACGAAGGATGGCATCCTGGGAAGGGGTTGAAACTCTTCGTTGTAGCCGATGAGGCGTGGAAGATCGCAAAGGATGACCGTAGCGACCTCGTCACTATCGTCAGAGAAGGGAGAAAGTACCAGTTCGGGTTGATCGTAGCCAGCCAGAACCCTACCGACGTAAGCAAGACCATCTTTTCCAACGTCGGGACGTTGTTCATAATGAGATTGCTCCTGAAAGAGTTCCGCGATTACGTTAAGAGTTCTGTGGGGTACTCGGATTTCATCGACCAGGCAATCGGACGGTTCAGTGTTGGCGAGTGTGCAGTATACCAGGCTTTCTATGAAAGGACCGGGTACGCAGAAACGTTCTTATTGAACCGTATAGATGGTGAAGAACCGTTAAAAATGTATACCATAATAGGTGATAACATGGACCTCAAATTTGAAAAGGAGGAGTTCAGAAGGAAGTTGTTAGATTTCGGACTGGATGATAAACAGGTAGGTGAAGTATGTTTAGAGTTCGAAAAGAATGAGAACAAACTGAACGTGTTGAAATTTGTACGGATGCTGGAGAGGTACGGGTTTGCAAGGTCGGTAATCGTAGGGTTGCTGAGGGATCTGGGTGTCCGCGAATCGGACATCATAAACATATTCGCTAAACTCCAGAGGATGAAACTCGGTGTGGAGGCTGACAAGATTACTAAACTGGTGGTTGAATGA
- a CDS encoding methyltransferase: protein MDRITFNGLSITIFDDVYSPAEDTWLLMKSIGKEDYVGKSVLDMGCGTGIIGLSLAAEAEHVDLADVSPSAVKNTALNIETNGIRNARVIESDLFNRIKGRYDLILFNPPYLPTDAETSVPGIINMAFDGGRDGADTIVRFLKRLGNHLKPSGKAYLVLSSLTNIRRIDKTLAETGFVKETVNTEDFFFERLICYRVKRCR from the coding sequence ATGGACAGAATAACCTTCAACGGGTTATCCATAACCATATTCGACGATGTTTATAGTCCGGCAGAAGATACATGGCTACTTATGAAAAGCATCGGAAAGGAGGATTATGTAGGAAAATCGGTTTTGGATATGGGATGCGGAACGGGTATCATCGGTTTATCCCTGGCCGCCGAAGCCGAGCATGTAGACCTTGCGGACGTTAGCCCGTCGGCCGTGAAGAATACCGCACTGAACATCGAGACAAACGGGATAAGGAATGCCCGTGTTATCGAAAGCGACCTGTTCAACCGAATAAAAGGCAGATACGATTTAATACTGTTCAATCCGCCGTATCTTCCAACGGATGCAGAAACATCGGTACCGGGAATCATAAACATGGCTTTTGACGGAGGTAGGGACGGTGCGGACACGATAGTCAGGTTCCTGAAACGTCTGGGTAACCATCTCAAACCGTCCGGAAAAGCCTATCTGGTATTAAGTTCTCTAACGAACATCCGTAGAATAGATAAAACCCTCGCTGAAACCGGATTCGTAAAAGAGACGGTGAACACCGAAGACTTCTTCTTCGAACGGTTGATCTGTTATCGGGTGAAGAGGTGTAGATGA
- a CDS encoding RNA methyltransferase, producing MQKEDIKFVLAEPEYPINIGMVARVLRNFGFKELRIVNPQCPIDKTAFMFAKHGKDLLERAKVYATVDDAVADCKFVIGTTGVLRRHKRTVRNPIDLRTFKQRSFDGKVALLFGREGIGLTEEEINKCDFHVTIPTDKEYPILNLSHAVAITAYELSGFKIVARHSKKNKENMFRIYDMLVDSLSKHLENPDKFKIVFRRVVGRAAIRDDEINVLTGLFSYIIREIRRTDKVD from the coding sequence ATGCAGAAAGAAGATATCAAGTTCGTACTGGCAGAACCTGAATATCCCATAAACATAGGTATGGTTGCAAGGGTGCTGAGGAATTTCGGGTTCAAAGAACTCAGGATTGTCAATCCGCAATGTCCCATCGATAAAACCGCATTCATGTTTGCCAAACACGGAAAAGACCTCCTGGAACGGGCAAAAGTCTACGCAACCGTCGATGATGCGGTGGCTGATTGCAAATTCGTCATAGGCACTACGGGCGTGCTCAGGAGACATAAACGCACCGTAAGAAACCCGATCGACCTTAGAACGTTCAAGCAAAGGTCGTTCGACGGAAAGGTAGCGTTGCTGTTCGGAAGGGAAGGTATAGGGTTGACGGAAGAAGAGATCAATAAATGCGATTTTCATGTCACGATACCTACCGATAAAGAGTATCCGATACTGAACCTTTCCCATGCGGTTGCCATCACGGCGTACGAGTTGAGCGGGTTCAAAATCGTTGCCAGACATTCGAAAAAGAATAAGGAGAACATGTTCAGGATTTACGACATGCTCGTGGACAGTCTATCGAAACATCTGGAAAACCCTGATAAGTTCAAAATCGTATTCAGGAGAGTGGTGGGCAGAGCAGCCATACGCGATGATGAGATCAATGTGCTGACCGGACTGTTCAGTTATATAATCCGAGAGATTCGTCGGACCGATAAGGTTGACTAA
- the sepF gene encoding cell division protein SepF translates to MGIIEKLTSTLGMNKGIDLEEYMDTVEMEEVDVLHEPADHYIIPIALEREDDTTVIMEELKKGNIVLLNISRMTKWPKKLQNVITALKTHTKKINGDIARIDNDKVILTPTKIKIVKRIRKK, encoded by the coding sequence ATGGGTATTATAGAAAAACTGACCAGCACACTCGGTATGAATAAAGGAATAGACCTTGAAGAGTATATGGATACTGTTGAGATGGAGGAGGTTGACGTTCTCCACGAACCCGCAGACCATTACATCATACCTATCGCTTTGGAACGCGAAGATGATACAACGGTGATAATGGAGGAACTTAAGAAGGGCAATATCGTTCTGCTGAACATCTCCCGTATGACAAAGTGGCCCAAAAAACTTCAGAACGTGATAACAGCGTTGAAAACGCATACCAAGAAGATAAACGGCGACATTGCACGGATAGACAACGATAAGGTGATACTTACACCGACAAAGATAAAGATAGTGAAACGGATAAGGAAGAAATGA
- a CDS encoding orc1/cdc6 family replication initiation protein: MPSFLEILSKKSVFKDRNALSPHYLPPTLPFREKEIKTIMRIVSPALKGDRPHNLVIYGKTGTGKTASVKHVMKEFEKHSGDRAFMCYVNCRMYNTKYRVIQKIVKTYVEGMDKSGFGITTLYEKLLDWIESKGAYLIVVLDEIDMVKDLDGLIYTLTRANDELKRGGISLIGISNKLSFKEMLDPRSKSSLYETECIFPPYTAVELQEILRQRVELSFKEGVVEDSAINLAAAITAQETGDARYALKLMLKAGEIADEKGLNKITDKEVELARVGVDDDLAAETIVTLPDHQQFVLLAIANLTIYGSRYSKLNDVETGFLFSGEVYEEYRKVCKEYHKKPRTARWYQEYLNDLEMLGLITTVESGKGIRGHTRLIRIGYSAESVKSIIERNFQMRGSFSAEGVS; this comes from the coding sequence ATGCCTTCATTCTTAGAAATACTATCAAAGAAATCGGTTTTTAAAGACAGGAATGCGTTATCACCACATTATCTACCTCCGACGTTACCTTTCCGTGAGAAGGAGATAAAAACAATCATGAGGATAGTCAGCCCGGCACTCAAAGGTGACCGACCGCACAACCTCGTGATCTACGGTAAGACAGGCACCGGGAAAACGGCAAGCGTAAAACATGTCATGAAAGAGTTTGAAAAGCACAGCGGTGACAGAGCCTTCATGTGTTACGTTAACTGTAGAATGTACAACACCAAATATCGTGTGATACAGAAGATTGTCAAAACATATGTTGAAGGAATGGATAAGAGCGGGTTCGGTATAACCACTTTGTACGAGAAGTTGTTGGACTGGATCGAAAGCAAGGGAGCGTATCTGATTGTGGTGTTGGACGAGATAGATATGGTGAAAGACCTGGACGGATTGATATACACGCTGACCAGAGCCAACGATGAACTTAAAAGGGGAGGGATATCGCTGATAGGTATATCGAACAAGTTGTCTTTTAAAGAGATGTTGGACCCGAGAAGCAAAAGCAGCCTCTATGAGACGGAGTGCATATTCCCGCCGTACACGGCTGTTGAACTTCAGGAGATCCTCAGACAGAGGGTAGAACTCAGTTTCAAAGAAGGGGTTGTGGAAGATTCAGCGATCAATCTGGCGGCGGCGATAACCGCTCAGGAGACGGGTGACGCGAGGTACGCGTTGAAACTTATGTTAAAGGCCGGTGAGATAGCCGATGAGAAAGGGTTGAACAAAATCACTGATAAAGAGGTAGAACTGGCAAGGGTAGGTGTGGATGACGACCTTGCTGCAGAAACGATTGTAACACTACCGGACCATCAACAGTTCGTTCTGTTAGCGATAGCCAATCTCACGATTTACGGGAGCAGGTATTCAAAACTGAACGATGTTGAAACAGGGTTTCTGTTCTCCGGTGAGGTGTACGAAGAATACAGGAAGGTGTGCAAAGAGTATCACAAAAAACCCAGGACCGCAAGATGGTACCAGGAATACTTAAACGACCTCGAGATGTTGGGTCTTATCACGACCGTAGAAAGCGGTAAAGGGATACGTGGACACACGAGGCTGATAAGGATAGGATACTCTGCCGAATCCGTGAAATCGATCATCGAACGTAACTTCCAGATGCGTGGAAGTTTCAGTGCCGAGGGGGTGTCATGA